From the genome of Bacteroides sp. MSB163, one region includes:
- a CDS encoding DUF4249 domain-containing protein, whose amino-acid sequence MKTRIKLHLIIYIAFAGLFMACENEIPYNPGQQNPQLIMNALLNAGQTENLVYLHLSEGNSIGRINEATLSLYVNDKQVESPQAISPEEYYGNMRNQLDKGQYEALLKSMRFKIFRLTAHLQPGDNIRLEATAEGGKYHVSSQVTVPRPLQSLQVDTCTALIRQWGNMRAHRQYRITLEDLPNEKNYYRLEIVNNKDFRCVIYTPNEDENGDYIKDENGDYIYTITKDTVVNYRYTELINREDVILTDGHVTSSDDDENAMFPTNIENKYSIFTDNRFTNSSATLKVYTPLYDDNYDILQSLNYTRCYLKQNITVRVLSLPETYYRYLKALNCMDDEDYDEALMEPISLPSNVEGGLGFVGISSEIQYTIDMPDKKWGWW is encoded by the coding sequence ATGAAAACAAGAATTAAATTACACCTTATTATATATATAGCTTTCGCCGGACTCTTTATGGCTTGTGAAAATGAAATCCCATATAATCCCGGACAACAAAATCCGCAGCTTATCATGAATGCCCTGCTCAATGCCGGACAAACAGAGAATCTCGTTTATCTGCATCTTAGTGAAGGAAACAGCATCGGCCGCATCAATGAAGCAACGCTTTCCCTCTATGTAAACGATAAACAGGTTGAATCCCCTCAAGCCATATCTCCCGAAGAATACTATGGAAATATGCGAAATCAGCTTGACAAGGGGCAATATGAAGCATTACTAAAAAGTATGCGTTTCAAAATATTCCGTCTCACCGCCCACTTACAACCTGGAGATAACATTCGCCTGGAAGCCACAGCGGAAGGCGGAAAGTATCATGTCAGTTCGCAAGTAACTGTTCCCCGTCCTCTACAAAGCCTGCAAGTGGACACCTGTACCGCCCTCATCCGCCAATGGGGTAACATGAGAGCCCATCGTCAATACCGCATCACCTTAGAGGATCTTCCCAACGAAAAGAACTATTACCGTCTGGAGATAGTGAATAACAAAGACTTCCGCTGCGTTATCTACACGCCCAACGAAGACGAGAACGGAGACTATATAAAGGATGAGAATGGAGATTACATTTACACCATAACGAAAGACACAGTTGTCAACTATAGATATACCGAACTTATCAACCGTGAAGACGTGATCCTGACCGACGGACATGTCACCAGCTCGGATGATGATGAAAATGCAATGTTTCCCACCAACATTGAAAACAAATACAGTATCTTCACAGATAATCGTTTCACCAATTCATCTGCCACGCTGAAAGTTTACACCCCACTTTACGATGACAACTATGATATTCTCCAATCACTGAATTATACCCGGTGCTACCTGAAACAAAATATCACCGTGCGCGTGCTCAGTTTGCCTGAAACATATTATCGCTACCTGAAAGCTTTAAACTGCATGGATGACGAAGATTATGACGAAGCCCTGATGGAACCTATCAGCCTGCCCAGCAATGTAGAAGGCGGATTGGGCTTTGTAGGTATTTCATCTGAAATTCAATACACCATA